The Zerene cesonia ecotype Mississippi chromosome 23, Zerene_cesonia_1.1, whole genome shotgun sequence DNA segment TCTTTCTTATTTGTTCTCCACCATCAGAGTTTACTGAACTCGGGGCGAAATGAAACTGTATGTCTGGCCAATTACCCGATGGAGGTGCGTATTTCGTGTTAACAAATGCCAAACCTTCAACACCTTGTGTGGTCATCGGTCCTTTTTCGTATAAAATGTAGTTCATTGCGACAGAGAAAGATTGGAATCTGTCCTTTTTGAACGTGACAGGTTTGTTTACTACGAACGTTAAGCCACCCAATCCTACGTGATCTTGTAGATTGTGACCGACTTTGAGGTTAGCGACCAGCGGAATGCCGTGCTCTCTTAGGTGTTCCGCTGGACCAATTCCACTTAACATAAGCAGTTGTGGACTAGCAAGCGCACCAGCTGACATAATAACTTCTCGCTTTATCCTTACCTTATGACGCTCTCCATTTCGATAAAATTCTACGCCGTACGCTTGTTTCTTAACTGGGTTTATAAGGATTTTGGTAACCTGGGAACCCAAAGCGACATGTAGGTTGCTTCTATGACGAACAGGTCTAATAAAAGCCTTAGCCGTACTGCATCTACTCCCACGACGCATAGTTGCCTGGGTCAACATAAAACCTGTTTGTTTTGCGCCGTTAATATCGCGAAATTCGTAACCCAGTTCCATGCCaccttttaaaaatgttattgataaCGGTGTCCGCCAAGGAGCTTCTTGTACAGTTAGATATCCGCCCGTGCTGTGATACGGGTTGTTAGATAGGTATGGATTACGATTATCCtccgatttcaaaaagtaTGGTAAAACTTGATCGTACGACCAACCAGGATTTCCAAGAGCCTCCCAAAGATCGTAGTCATTTCTATTGCCTCTAACATATACCATAGCGTTAAGGACACTACACCCACCGAGGACTTTCCCTCGCGGCCAATTGCAGCGGTCTCCGTTCATGGCTAGGCAGTATGAGCGGTTGTGTGACGGCGTCGTTTGGAATTTCCAGTCCATCTCTGATAGCTGTGTATAACCAGCCAGGGCTGGTATGTCGGAGATTTCGTTCTCATCTTGTCCAGCTTCTAGGAGCAACACTGTCCAGTTTCCTACTTCGGAGAGCCGCGACGCGA contains these protein-coding regions:
- the LOC119836265 gene encoding glucose dehydrogenase [FAD, quinone] produces the protein MEAAGALASLAPSPITVLGLIPLLALGITYFRYQQFDPESYITDVNTILPIYDFVIVGGGSAGAVVASRLSEVGNWTVLLLEAGQDENEISDIPALAGYTQLSEMDWKFQTTPSHNRSYCLAMNGDRCNWPRGKVLGGCSVLNAMVYVRGNRNDYDLWEALGNPGWSYDQVLPYFLKSEDNRNPYLSNNPYHSTGGYLTVQEAPWRTPLSITFLKGGMELGYEFRDINGAKQTGFMLTQATMRRGSRCSTAKAFIRPVRHRSNLHVALGSQVTKILINPVKKQAYGVEFYRNGERHKVRIKREVIMSAGALASPQLLMLSGIGPAEHLREHGIPLVANLKVGHNLQDHVGLGGLTFVVNKPVTFKKDRFQSFSVAMNYILYEKGPMTTQGVEGLAFVNTKYAPPSGNWPDIQFHFAPSSVNSDGGEQIRKILNLRDRVYNTVYKPIESAETWTILPLLLRPKSSGWVKLKSRNPFQPPSIEPNYFAYKEDIQVLTEGIKIAFALSNTTAFQRYGSRPHTIPLPGCQHHPLFSDEYWECSLKHFTFTIYHPTGTCKMGPKYDQNAVVDARLRVHGVANLRVVDASIMPTIISGNPNAPVIMIAEKASDIIKEDWLVL